A portion of the Carya illinoinensis cultivar Pawnee chromosome 11, C.illinoinensisPawnee_v1, whole genome shotgun sequence genome contains these proteins:
- the LOC122281256 gene encoding F-box protein At5g06550 produces MLSCRSMLSQTIKKKKKNKRKNGNEIAANRAVPRKKSSISKINESPYQEYEEEEEDTGEGFSLKTSAPPSHTHGVQPLGNLYLHPGCINSRNTGLGNLHTLTDELVLDILGFLDGTHLGVLATVSKSFYVFTNHEPLWRNLALENLNGGFFYNESWKSTYIAASYPSFKVSDICVSHLRVRDFYSDYLFQSWLCANLEMKPEWLERDNIIRRKGISAEEFVLNFEEPNKPVLLEGCLDNWVAPKKWDRDYLVRLCGDVQFAVGPVEMKLEEYFQYSDQTREERPLYLFDPKFAEKVPKLGSEYKVPLYFGEDLFNVLGNDRPDYRWIIIGPAGSGSSFHIDPNSTSAWNAVIKGSKKWVLFPPDVVPPGVHPSPDGAEVACPVSIIEWFMNFYGATKTWKKKPIECICRAGEVIFVPNGWWHLVINLEESIAITQNYVSRRNLLNVLDFLKRPNANTLVSGTRDRINLYDKFKNAIETSFPGTLEQLVQEAEEKRAQQKLSFWDTVTDSKVGAFKFSF; encoded by the exons ATGCTGAGCTGCAGGTCAATGCTTTCTCaaaccataaagaaaaagaaaaagaataaacgCAAAAACGGAAACGAGATTGCTGCAAATAGAGCTGTTCCCAGAAAGAAAAGTTCAATTTCCAAAATTAATGAATCACCATACCAGGagtatgaagaagaagaagaagatactgGAGAAGGTTTTAGCCTTAAGACCTCAGCTCCTCCTTCACACACTCATGGGGTTCAACCACTAGGCAATCTCTACCTCCACCCAGGGTGTATAAACTCTAGAAATACTGGCTTAGGTAACCTCCATACCCTTACCGATGAGCTTGTTCTGGACATCCTAGGGTTCCTGGATGGCACCCACTTGGGCGTCTTGGCTACAGTTAGTAAATCTTTCTATGTTTTCACTAACCATGAACCACTATGGAGGAACCTTGCTCTGGAAAATCTAAATGGTGGTTTTTTCTATAATGAGTCTTGGAAATCTACTTATATTGCCGCTTCTTACCCTTCATTCAAGGTTTCGGATATTTGTGTTTCCCATTTGAGGGTGAGGGATTTTTATTCTGATTATCTTTTCCAGAGTTGGCTCTGTGCTAATCTTGAAATGAAACCTGAGTGGCTTGAAAGAGATAATATAATACGAAGGAAAGGCATTTCGGCTGAAGAGTTCGTGTTGAACTTTGAGGAACCAAATAAGCCGGTTTTGCTGGAAGGGTGTTTGGATAATTGGGTTGCACCCAAAAAATGGGACAGAGATTATTTGGTTCGGTTGTGTGGTGATGTTCAATTTGCAGTTGGACCGGTGGAGATGAAGCTTGAGGAGTACTTTCAGTACTCAGATCAGACGAGGGAAGAAAGGCCATTGTATTTATTTGACCCAAAATTTGCAGAAAAAGTTCCAAAATTGGGTTCAGAATATAAAGTTCCATTGTACTTTGGGGAGGATCTGTTCAATGTTTTGGGTAATGATAGGCCAGATTATAGGTGGATTATAATTGGACCAGCTGGGTCTGGTTCATCCTTCCACATTGATCCCAATTCCACATCAGCTTGGAATGCAGTTATCAAGGGATCCAAGAAGTGGGTCTTGTTTCCTCCCGATGTGGTTCCACCCGGGGTGCACCCAAGCCCAGATGGTGCAGAGGTAGCATGTCCTGTTTCAATCATTGAGTGGTTCATGAACTTCTATGGTGCAACAAAAACTTGGAAAAAGAAGCCTATTGAGTGCATCTGTAGGGCTGGGGAAGTGATATTTGTGCCTAATGGATGGTGGCATTTGGTAATCAACCTGGAGGAATCAATTGCCATTACACAGAACTATGTTAGCAG GAGAAATTTGTTGAATGTCTTGGACTTTCTGAAGAGGCCAAACGCAAACACACTGGTATCTGGAACAAGAGACCGAATTAATTTGTATGACAAGTTTAAGAATGCCATTGAAACTTCTTTCCCTGGAACCTTAGAGCAGTTGGTGCAGGAAGCAGAGGAGAAAAGGGCACAGCAAAAACTCTCCTTCTGGGACACAGTAACAGATTCCAAGGTGGGGGCTTTCAAGTTCTCTTTCTAG